Proteins encoded within one genomic window of Gracilimonas sp.:
- a CDS encoding methyltransferase, which translates to MKSFEYKDIEYKFSRYPKTTNKSLRAWSAAEEHVLLKLEEERLNSKTIAVYNDRFGFLSCVLNKYEPLTAIERKSQQKSIEQNMVLNNLHWNSDRQFSPLSSLPEKVDIGIINIPKTLDLFRFYLNQLSESLTEDGIVICSFMTKYFSPQILSIAGDFFEDVEQSRARKKSRVLVLKRKKKKPPEVLLNSILYSFDEENREELKQYYGVFSGGNIDYATQFLIEHLDPKFEDKKVLDMASGNGVIARALQLKIPDAEIHLMDDSVLAIESSKLNLDSENTYHHWDDTLENLAKDSFDLVASNPPFHFGHETNIEVSIKLFQEVAEVLKPGGRFICVANQHLNYKTHLDKIFKTVEVIAQNEKFILYKSLK; encoded by the coding sequence TTGAAGTCATTTGAGTACAAGGATATTGAATATAAGTTCAGCAGATATCCCAAAACCACCAACAAATCCTTAAGGGCCTGGAGTGCAGCAGAAGAACACGTTCTGCTGAAGCTGGAAGAAGAGCGTCTCAACTCTAAAACTATTGCTGTTTATAACGACAGGTTTGGCTTCCTGAGCTGTGTATTGAATAAGTATGAGCCGTTGACTGCAATCGAGAGGAAAAGTCAACAGAAGTCTATTGAACAAAATATGGTTCTTAATAATCTGCATTGGAATTCTGACCGGCAATTTTCCCCTCTCTCCTCACTACCTGAGAAGGTAGATATTGGAATTATAAATATTCCCAAAACGCTCGATCTATTTAGGTTTTACCTAAATCAGCTTTCGGAATCACTGACTGAAGATGGAATTGTAATTTGTTCATTCATGACGAAATACTTTTCTCCCCAAATATTATCCATTGCCGGAGATTTTTTTGAAGATGTTGAGCAAAGTCGGGCCCGAAAAAAATCTCGTGTATTGGTGCTTAAAAGGAAGAAAAAAAAACCGCCCGAAGTCCTGCTTAATTCTATTTTGTATTCCTTTGATGAAGAGAATAGGGAAGAGCTGAAGCAATATTATGGAGTGTTTTCCGGGGGAAATATTGATTATGCTACTCAGTTTTTAATTGAACACCTTGACCCGAAATTCGAGGATAAAAAGGTGTTGGACATGGCTTCAGGTAATGGAGTGATAGCACGTGCTCTTCAGCTTAAAATCCCTGATGCGGAAATTCATTTGATGGATGATTCTGTACTGGCAATTGAATCTTCAAAGCTGAACCTTGATTCTGAAAACACTTACCATCACTGGGATGATACGCTTGAGAATTTAGCCAAAGATTCCTTTGACTTGGTTGCATCAAACCCCCCGTTTCATTTTGGGCATGAGACAAATATTGAGGTTTCCATTAAATTGTTTCAGGAAGTTGCGGAAGTATTAAAACCGGGCGGACGGTTTATTTGTGTTGCCAATCAGCATTTGAATTATAAAACGCATCTGGACAAGATCTTTAAGACGGTTGAGGTGATTGCTCAAAATGAGAAATTTATTCTTTATAAAAGCCTTAAATAG